A genomic stretch from Armatimonadia bacterium includes:
- the rplN gene encoding 50S ribosomal protein L14, giving the protein MIQHMTRLKVADNSGVQEVGCIRIRGRGQSVYGTLGDEIVCSAKQVTPQSAIAKGAVLKAVIVRCKQSVKRADGSEIRFDENAVVIVDDQKNPRCTRVFGPIARELRDKQYMKIVSLAEEVV; this is encoded by the coding sequence ATGATCCAGCACATGACTCGTCTGAAAGTTGCTGACAACTCTGGGGTGCAGGAAGTCGGATGCATCCGCATTAGAGGCCGGGGCCAGTCGGTGTACGGCACGCTGGGCGACGAGATCGTGTGCTCGGCCAAGCAGGTCACCCCACAGAGCGCGATTGCTAAGGGTGCTGTGCTGAAGGCCGTCATCGTGCGGTGCAAGCAGTCGGTGAAGCGTGCGGACGGTTCCGAGATCCGTTTCGACGAGAACGCCGTTGTTATCGTGGATGATCAGAAGAACCCGCGCTGCACCCGTGTCTTTGGCCCGATTGCTCGCGAGTTGCGCGACAAGCAGTACATGAAGATCGTCTCGCTGGCTGAGGAAGTCGTGTAG
- the rplX gene encoding 50S ribosomal protein L24 yields the protein MKIRTGDEVLVIAGKDRSTKGHPRRGKVIGVVPDKNRVIVDGVNLIKKAVRQSQKVRQGGIIESPGPISASNVMLICPACDAPTRVAIERREDGRRVRHCKRCKKAIDG from the coding sequence CTGAAGATACGTACCGGGGACGAGGTCCTCGTCATCGCAGGTAAGGATCGCTCCACGAAGGGGCACCCGCGGCGCGGCAAGGTCATCGGTGTGGTGCCGGACAAGAACCGCGTCATCGTGGACGGCGTGAACCTGATCAAGAAGGCCGTGCGTCAGTCGCAGAAGGTGCGGCAGGGCGGGATCATCGAGTCCCCGGGCCCGATCAGCGCCTCGAACGTGATGCTCATCTGCCCAGCCTGCGATGCCCCCACGCGTGTTGCGATCGAGCGGCGTGAAGATGGTCGTCGCGTTCGCCACTGCAAGCGCTGCAAGAAAGCGATCGACGGCTAG
- the rplE gene encoding 50S ribosomal protein L5 — MAETPRLKVRYNEEIRPALMEQFGFTNIHQAPGVVKVCLNMGVSDAKSGPDAAAAMDSSVRELSNIVGQRPCITRATKSISQFGVRQGMQVGCRVTLRGARAWEFIDRLFNVVLPRIRDFRGLPRNSFDGRGNYSLGVQDQLIFPELNYDEVQKQRGMDITIVTSAKNDEEGRALLLALGIPFQRAEG, encoded by the coding sequence GTGGCAGAGACACCAAGACTGAAAGTCAGGTATAACGAGGAGATCCGGCCTGCGCTGATGGAGCAGTTCGGGTTCACCAACATCCACCAGGCGCCGGGCGTAGTCAAGGTGTGCCTGAACATGGGTGTTAGCGACGCGAAGAGCGGACCGGACGCAGCCGCCGCGATGGACTCATCGGTCCGCGAGCTGTCCAATATCGTTGGCCAGCGGCCTTGCATCACGCGGGCGACGAAGTCCATTTCGCAGTTCGGCGTGCGTCAGGGAATGCAGGTCGGTTGCCGGGTGACCCTCCGGGGTGCGCGCGCCTGGGAGTTCATCGATCGGCTGTTCAACGTTGTGCTGCCGCGTATCCGCGACTTCAGGGGATTGCCCCGCAATAGCTTCGACGGTCGTGGGAACTACAGCCTGGGTGTGCAGGACCAGCTGATCTTCCCCGAGTTGAACTACGACGAAGTCCAGAAGCAGCGGGGCATGGACATCACTATTGTTACGAGCGCCAAGAACGATGAGGAGGGGCGAGCCCTGCTGCTGGCACTGGGTATTCCGTTCCAGCGCGCAGAGGGATAG
- a CDS encoding type Z 30S ribosomal protein S14, translating to MAKKSWIAKQKRTPKFAVRAYNRCGICGRRRGYMRKFGLCRICFRENALWGNIPGVRKSSW from the coding sequence GTGGCGAAGAAATCTTGGATTGCGAAGCAGAAGCGAACCCCCAAGTTTGCGGTGCGGGCGTACAACCGATGTGGTATCTGTGGTCGGCGACGGGGATACATGCGGAAGTTCGGTCTCTGCCGCATTTGCTTCCGAGAGAACGCTTTGTGGGGCAACATCCCCGGAGTCCGGAAGTCGAGTTGGTAG
- the rpsH gene encoding 30S ribosomal protein S8, protein MAALTDPIADMLTRIRNAAKAKHTNVRVPVSKVKLEIAKILHEEGYIRGFQLVGQGRDVRIRLKYDEHREPVISGLKRVSKPGRRVYVGKEDLPRVLGGLGIAIVSTSQGVMTAREARKRGVGGEVIGYIW, encoded by the coding sequence ATGGCTGCTTTGACAGACCCCATCGCCGACATGCTGACGAGAATCCGCAACGCAGCTAAGGCGAAGCATACGAATGTGCGCGTCCCGGTTTCCAAGGTGAAACTGGAGATTGCCAAAATCCTCCATGAGGAAGGCTACATCCGGGGGTTTCAGCTCGTAGGACAGGGGCGCGATGTGCGCATCCGTCTGAAGTACGATGAACACCGCGAGCCCGTGATCAGTGGGTTGAAGCGCGTGAGCAAGCCCGGTCGGCGTGTGTACGTCGGCAAGGAAGACCTGCCGCGCGTGCTCGGTGGACTGGGCATCGCCATCGTGTCCACGAGCCAGGGCGTTATGACCGCCCGCGAGGCACGGAAACGGGGCGTCGGCGGCGAGGTCATCGGTTACATCTGGTAG
- the rplF gene encoding 50S ribosomal protein L6: protein MSRIGKAPISLPAKTTVTVGADNLVTVKGLKGELSLGVAPQITVSVENGVVTLSRPDESRESRSLHGLYRALLANMVTGVTEGFERRLEIQGVGYRADKAGKGLTLRVGYSHEVHVEPLPGVEVETEGQQVIVIRGCDKQAVGQMAADIRKLRPVEPYKGKGIRYQGEHVRRKAGKAAKVGG, encoded by the coding sequence ATGTCTCGCATAGGTAAAGCGCCTATATCGTTGCCCGCCAAGACTACGGTCACCGTCGGAGCCGACAACCTTGTAACGGTGAAAGGCCTCAAGGGCGAACTTAGTCTCGGCGTAGCACCGCAGATCACGGTTTCGGTGGAGAACGGTGTTGTCACGCTCAGCCGGCCGGACGAGAGTAGGGAGAGCCGCTCTCTGCACGGTCTGTACCGAGCTTTGTTGGCCAATATGGTCACGGGCGTGACGGAAGGCTTCGAGCGGCGCCTTGAGATCCAGGGCGTCGGTTACCGAGCCGACAAGGCAGGTAAGGGCCTCACGCTCCGAGTCGGATACTCTCACGAGGTCCACGTCGAGCCGCTGCCCGGCGTTGAGGTTGAGACGGAGGGCCAGCAGGTGATCGTGATCCGTGGCTGTGACAAGCAGGCCGTCGGCCAGATGGCCGCCGATATCCGCAAGCTCCGGCCGGTCGAGCCCTACAAGGGCAAGGGCATCCGCTATCAGGGCGAGCATGTACGGCGCAAGGCCGGCAAGGCCGCGAAGGTCGGCGGGTAG
- the rplR gene encoding 50S ribosomal protein L18: MSVEKDRRVARIKRQLRARRRIFGTPERPRLCVTKSLKHMYAQIIDDRAGNTLVAASTREAGIADEKGGTGNVEAAKKVGMEVGRRAVEKGITKVVFDRAGWPYHGRVKALADGAREAGLDF; this comes from the coding sequence GTGAGCGTTGAAAAAGATCGCAGAGTAGCACGGATCAAGCGGCAGCTACGCGCTCGGCGCAGGATCTTCGGGACCCCGGAGCGTCCGCGGCTGTGCGTCACGAAGTCGCTCAAGCACATGTACGCCCAGATCATCGATGACCGGGCCGGCAATACTCTTGTTGCGGCGTCGACCCGTGAGGCCGGAATCGCCGACGAGAAGGGTGGCACCGGAAACGTCGAGGCGGCCAAGAAGGTCGGCATGGAGGTTGGCCGCCGGGCGGTGGAGAAGGGCATCACCAAGGTGGTCTTCGACCGTGCCGGATGGCCGTATCACGGTCGCGTGAAGGCCCTCGCTGACGGCGCGCGTGAGGCCGGGCTGGACTTCTAA
- the rpmD gene encoding 50S ribosomal protein L30 produces MATAKIRVTLSGSYIGCIEPQRRTLRALGLRKHGDSRVHEATPAINGMISAVKHLVTVEQAG; encoded by the coding sequence ATGGCAACCGCGAAGATCAGAGTCACCCTCAGTGGAAGTTATATCGGCTGCATCGAGCCTCAGCGGCGAACGCTTCGGGCCCTGGGCCTGCGGAAGCACGGCGACAGTCGCGTGCACGAGGCCACGCCCGCGATCAATGGCATGATCAGCGCTGTGAAGCACCTCGTCACCGTTGAGCAGGCCGGCTAA
- the rplO gene encoding 50S ribosomal protein L15, with translation MDLGTLQPKHSRKNRKRVGRGHGSGHGKTSCRGQKGLKARYSVPRGFEGGQNKLYMRLPMMRGLSNKAHNIGMFRKEIATVNVEQLDIFPAGSEVTPELLLETRVVRKLGDGLKILGEGELDKALTVKAHAFSATAREKIEKAGGVAEVIKG, from the coding sequence ATGGACCTCGGTACCCTGCAACCCAAACACAGCCGCAAGAACCGCAAGCGCGTCGGACGTGGCCATGGCTCGGGTCATGGCAAGACCTCATGCCGCGGTCAGAAGGGTCTCAAGGCCCGGTACTCCGTCCCGCGCGGCTTCGAAGGCGGGCAGAACAAGCTGTATATGCGGCTGCCGATGATGCGCGGGCTTAGCAACAAGGCCCACAACATCGGCATGTTCCGCAAGGAGATCGCGACGGTCAACGTTGAGCAACTAGACATCTTCCCAGCAGGCAGCGAAGTCACGCCTGAACTGCTGCTCGAGACCCGCGTCGTCCGCAAGCTTGGCGACGGGCTCAAGATTCTGGGCGAAGGTGAGCTGGACAAGGCCCTGACCGTGAAGGCACATGCTTTCAGTGCGACCGCCCGTGAGAAGATCGAGAAGGCCGGCGGCGTCGCCGAGGTGATCAAGGGATGA
- the secY gene encoding preprotein translocase subunit SecY: MKERLASLAQALRLPDVRKRIMFVMYMFAVYVACAHVPLPGIDKNQLERLFQSGGFGLGDILDTFAGGSLKRFSVLALGIMPYINASIIFQLLVMAIPSLEALQKEGEYGQKKINQWTKYLTVALAILQAVGMIGWFQSGAAFIGGKVVMLYCVVMMTAGTAFLMWLGDMITERGIGQGISLIIFVGIMTRMPQDVARTLVMWRSGQINIANLGLLALILLATIYGIVKVQQAQRKIPVQYAKRVKGNKVYGGQSSYLPLRVNQAGVIPIIFAISIALFPATIAQFFRSPNIVSAISRLGVTEEAVNNALFAVVEFTTPGRNFIASLMYFVLVILFTYFYTAVTFNPEQIAENLQKNGGAIPGIRPGERTRDYLDKILYRITLAGAIFLGVIAIMQYYVGDITQVSTFGLVGGTSLLIVVGVALDTMQQVEAQLLMRHYKGFLS, from the coding sequence ATGAAAGAGCGCCTCGCATCGCTGGCGCAGGCCCTCCGACTGCCCGACGTTCGCAAGCGCATCATGTTCGTCATGTACATGTTCGCCGTCTACGTGGCGTGCGCGCATGTTCCACTGCCGGGCATCGACAAGAACCAGCTGGAGCGGCTGTTCCAGTCAGGCGGTTTCGGTCTTGGCGACATCCTTGACACCTTTGCCGGCGGGTCGCTGAAGCGTTTCTCGGTTCTGGCGCTGGGCATCATGCCCTACATCAACGCGTCGATCATCTTCCAGTTGCTGGTTATGGCCATCCCGTCTCTGGAGGCCCTGCAAAAAGAGGGCGAGTATGGGCAGAAGAAGATCAACCAGTGGACCAAGTACCTCACGGTCGCGCTGGCTATTCTCCAGGCTGTTGGGATGATCGGTTGGTTCCAGTCAGGCGCTGCCTTCATCGGCGGCAAGGTCGTTATGCTGTACTGCGTGGTGATGATGACCGCAGGCACTGCGTTCCTGATGTGGCTCGGCGACATGATCACAGAGCGTGGTATCGGGCAGGGCATTTCGCTCATCATCTTCGTCGGCATTATGACGCGCATGCCGCAGGATGTGGCGCGGACCCTGGTGATGTGGCGCAGTGGCCAGATCAACATCGCCAACCTCGGTCTGCTGGCTCTGATCCTCCTTGCGACGATCTATGGGATCGTGAAAGTGCAACAGGCACAGCGCAAGATCCCGGTACAGTACGCGAAGCGTGTCAAGGGGAACAAGGTCTACGGCGGGCAGAGCAGCTACCTGCCTCTGCGAGTGAACCAGGCCGGCGTCATCCCCATCATCTTCGCGATCTCGATTGCCCTGTTCCCTGCGACAATCGCCCAGTTCTTCCGGAGCCCGAACATCGTGTCGGCAATTTCCAGGTTGGGGGTAACGGAAGAGGCTGTTAACAACGCGCTCTTTGCCGTCGTCGAGTTCACCACGCCGGGTCGGAACTTCATTGCTTCGCTGATGTACTTCGTCCTGGTAATCCTGTTCACGTACTTCTACACGGCGGTTACCTTCAACCCGGAGCAGATCGCAGAGAACCTGCAGAAGAACGGTGGGGCGATTCCCGGGATCAGGCCGGGCGAGAGAACGCGCGACTACCTTGACAAGATCCTGTATCGCATTACACTTGCTGGAGCGATATTCCTGGGCGTCATCGCCATCATGCAGTACTATGTGGGGGACATAACTCAGGTAAGCACCTTCGGGCTGGTTGGTGGCACCTCTCTGCTGATCGTGGTGGGTGTCGCCCTGGATACGATGCAGCAGGTCGAAGCCCAGTTGCTCATGCGCCACTACAAGGGCTTCCTTTCCTAA
- a CDS encoding adenylate kinase, whose amino-acid sequence MATNMILLGPPGAGKGTQAEFLVKSYGVPHISTGDMLRAAVAKKTALGLEAKGYMDAGKLVPDELVVGIVRERLAEADCAKGFLLDGFPRTIPQAEALGSAIDEMGLDTPVVINMEVADEELVHRLSGRRMCDKCGAIFHISRDSVSVGDDCPVEGCDGKIYQRSDDQAVAIQQRLNVYKAQTEPLIAYYDGKGQLVRVNALGTVEQVNERVTEALRNRGVA is encoded by the coding sequence ATGGCAACAAACATGATCCTCCTTGGGCCTCCTGGTGCTGGTAAGGGCACTCAGGCCGAGTTTCTGGTCAAGAGCTATGGCGTCCCGCACATCTCCACCGGGGATATGCTGCGTGCGGCGGTAGCGAAAAAGACGGCGCTGGGTCTCGAGGCCAAGGGGTACATGGATGCCGGCAAGCTGGTGCCGGACGAGCTAGTGGTCGGGATCGTACGCGAGCGACTGGCGGAAGCCGACTGTGCGAAGGGCTTCCTGTTGGATGGGTTCCCGCGGACGATTCCGCAGGCCGAGGCCCTTGGTAGCGCCATTGACGAGATGGGTCTCGACACGCCGGTTGTCATCAACATGGAAGTGGCCGACGAGGAGCTGGTACACCGCCTGTCGGGTCGCCGGATGTGCGACAAGTGTGGTGCCATCTTCCACATCAGCCGAGATTCGGTCTCGGTGGGTGACGACTGCCCGGTCGAGGGGTGCGACGGGAAGATCTATCAGCGTTCCGACGACCAGGCTGTTGCCATCCAACAGAGGCTCAACGTATACAAAGCGCAGACTGAGCCGCTCATCGCCTACTACGACGGCAAGGGGCAATTGGTGAGAGTGAATGCCCTCGGGACCGTCGAGCAAGTCAACGAGAGAGTTACGGAGGCCCTGCGCAACCGGGGCGTTGCCTGA
- the map gene encoding type I methionyl aminopeptidase, which yields MAHHKRVPSVARKSSVEVDIMREAGRIVAKVLAAVQEAAAPGVSTAELDRLAEQIIEGAEASPSFKGYYGYPASICVEPEDVVVHGIPSEAEILGEGQIVGVDVGAIFHGYQADAAITFGIGKISAEKQRLMDVTLESLGAGIAAARAGNQLRDVSAAVQARAEAAGYGVVRDLVGHGIGRSMHEPPQVPNFVEEGQFVEYDLTLRTGHCLAIEPMINQGDWRVRQGRDGWTIRTADGLPTAHFEHTVAVTKDEPLILTLP from the coding sequence ATGGCGCATCACAAGAGAGTGCCGAGCGTTGCCCGCAAGTCGTCTGTTGAGGTCGACATCATGCGGGAGGCCGGCCGGATCGTTGCTAAGGTGTTGGCTGCCGTTCAAGAAGCCGCCGCGCCTGGTGTGAGTACCGCGGAACTTGACAGACTGGCTGAACAGATCATCGAAGGCGCAGAGGCGAGCCCGAGCTTCAAGGGCTACTACGGCTACCCGGCTTCGATCTGCGTGGAGCCGGAGGACGTGGTAGTGCATGGTATCCCGAGTGAGGCTGAGATACTGGGGGAGGGTCAGATCGTCGGGGTCGATGTCGGCGCGATCTTCCACGGCTATCAGGCGGACGCAGCCATCACCTTCGGTATCGGGAAGATATCAGCGGAGAAGCAGCGTCTCATGGACGTGACGCTTGAGTCGCTGGGGGCAGGTATCGCTGCGGCGCGTGCAGGCAACCAGTTGCGAGACGTGTCGGCGGCGGTGCAGGCAAGAGCTGAGGCGGCTGGTTACGGCGTGGTGCGTGACTTGGTGGGGCACGGTATCGGGCGTTCGATGCATGAGCCCCCGCAAGTGCCCAACTTCGTGGAAGAGGGGCAGTTCGTCGAGTACGATCTGACACTGCGTACCGGGCACTGTCTGGCCATCGAACCGATGATCAATCAGGGCGACTGGCGGGTGCGGCAAGGGCGAGATGGATGGACGATACGGACTGCAGACGGCCTGCCGACAGCCCACTTCGAGCACACCGTGGCAGTGACGAAAGATGAACCGCTGATTCTGACCTTGCCCTAG
- the infA gene encoding translation initiation factor IF-1, producing the protein MARKGRDAGESKEKKSIPVRGTVVEKLPNAVFRVELENGHEVLAHVSGKIRTRVIRVMAGDKVTVELSPYDLSRGRITWLHK; encoded by the coding sequence ATGGCGAGAAAAGGCAGAGACGCCGGGGAAAGCAAAGAGAAGAAGTCAATCCCTGTCCGCGGGACTGTCGTTGAGAAGCTGCCGAATGCCGTCTTCAGGGTCGAGTTGGAGAACGGGCACGAGGTTCTCGCGCACGTATCCGGCAAGATTCGGACCCGGGTTATCCGCGTGATGGCGGGTGACAAGGTGACGGTGGAGCTCTCGCCCTACGACCTGTCGCGAGGACGGATCACCTGGCTACACAAGTAG
- the rpmJ gene encoding 50S ribosomal protein L36, which translates to MKVTASVKPRCDKCKVIRRKGVVRIICENPRHKQRQG; encoded by the coding sequence ATGAAGGTTACTGCATCAGTCAAGCCGCGTTGCGACAAATGCAAGGTTATCCGGCGTAAGGGCGTTGTGCGCATCATCTGCGAGAACCCGCGCCACAAGCAGCGGCAGGGGTAG
- the rpsM gene encoding 30S ribosomal protein S13, producing MPRIAGVDLPRDKRVEIALTYIYGIGRTTAKQIVEKAGIDPARRMRDVTEDEAARLRETIDSGYVIEGDKRREVQTNIQRLIEIGTYRGMRHRRGLPLRGQRTRTNARTRKGKRKTVAGKKKSAAKT from the coding sequence ATGCCGCGTATTGCAGGTGTAGACCTACCTAGAGACAAACGAGTGGAAATCGCCCTTACGTACATCTACGGCATCGGGCGGACCACTGCAAAGCAGATCGTGGAGAAGGCGGGTATCGATCCGGCCCGGCGGATGCGGGACGTCACCGAGGACGAAGCGGCACGGCTGCGCGAGACCATCGACAGCGGCTACGTCATCGAAGGCGATAAGCGCCGCGAGGTGCAGACCAACATCCAGCGCCTCATCGAGATCGGTACGTATCGCGGCATGCGGCATCGTCGTGGCCTGCCCCTGCGTGGCCAGCGGACCCGTACCAATGCTCGCACCCGTAAGGGCAAGAGAAAGACCGTAGCCGGAAAGAAGAAGTCGGCGGCCAAGACCTAG
- the rpsK gene encoding 30S ribosomal protein S11 — protein MRQQKDSGARKSKIKRQVPFGRANIKSSFNNTIVSIADPQGNVLCWASGGTIGFTGTKKGTPFAAQLAADNAARKAMEYGMTRVEVFVRGPGSGRETAIRAMQAAGLEVGSIKDTTPIPHNGCRPKKRRRV, from the coding sequence ATGCGTCAGCAGAAGGACTCAGGAGCCCGCAAGAGTAAGATCAAGCGGCAAGTCCCCTTCGGCCGTGCCAACATCAAGTCCAGCTTCAACAACACCATCGTCAGCATCGCTGACCCGCAGGGCAACGTGCTCTGCTGGGCGAGCGGCGGGACCATCGGGTTCACGGGGACCAAGAAGGGTACTCCCTTCGCGGCCCAGTTGGCTGCCGATAACGCGGCACGCAAGGCCATGGAGTATGGGATGACGCGCGTCGAGGTGTTTGTCCGCGGACCAGGCTCAGGGCGCGAGACGGCAATCCGCGCCATGCAGGCCGCCGGACTCGAGGTGGGCAGCATCAAGGATACGACCCCGATCCCTCACAACGGCTGCCGGCCCAAGAAGCGCCGCCGGGTGTAG
- the rpsD gene encoding 30S ribosomal protein S4, whose product MARYTGPVCRICRREGQKLFLKGQRCYGPKCAWEKKQYPPGQSGQAAARRRRVSDYGKQMREKQKLRALYGVLEKPFRKYVAQAERMSGVAGENVLKLLEMRLDNVVYRAGFAASRAEARQLISHGHFTVDGRITNVASFRVKPGHSVKVKDADRDLPPIVAAAEAAGGRSALAWLQTDLATRQVTMLAIPERAEIDTDVNEQMIIEFYSR is encoded by the coding sequence ATGGCACGATATACAGGCCCGGTCTGTCGCATCTGCCGCCGCGAGGGCCAGAAACTCTTCCTCAAGGGTCAGCGCTGCTACGGCCCCAAGTGTGCCTGGGAGAAGAAGCAGTACCCCCCGGGACAGTCAGGACAGGCTGCCGCACGGCGCCGGCGCGTGAGCGACTACGGCAAGCAGATGCGCGAGAAGCAGAAGCTACGGGCGCTCTACGGCGTCCTGGAGAAGCCTTTCCGCAAGTACGTGGCTCAGGCTGAGCGCATGAGCGGCGTGGCGGGCGAGAACGTACTCAAGCTGCTTGAGATGCGTCTCGATAACGTCGTGTACCGGGCCGGCTTTGCGGCCAGTCGCGCGGAGGCTCGGCAGCTCATCAGCCACGGTCACTTCACAGTTGACGGACGCATCACCAACGTCGCCTCCTTCCGGGTCAAGCCGGGTCATAGCGTCAAGGTCAAGGACGCCGACCGCGATCTGCCGCCCATCGTTGCCGCTGCTGAGGCAGCCGGCGGCCGGTCCGCGTTGGCGTGGCTGCAGACCGACCTGGCAACACGCCAGGTGACGATGCTGGCCATTCCTGAGCGGGCGGAGATCGACACGGACGTCAACGAGCAGATGATCATCGAGTTCTACTCGCGGTAG
- a CDS encoding DNA-directed RNA polymerase subunit alpha: MIGELDPKITALELSPKYGKFAIEPLERGFGNTLGNAFRRVLLSHIDGAAVTDVRIDGALHEFSTIPGVVEDVMEIVLNLKELAIKVHPSEEQTDAANEERILRINASGETKVIGADIVCPPDVEILNPELHIAELSDPNARLEVELWVEVGQGYRPTEEREGARRGAGIIPVDALFSPIKRASYGVEPTRMGHRTDLDRLILELWGNGTVLPEDSLQMAARILHNYISIFLGAVEAEEGVVAAGEVAGGEVNRWLDTPIEDVDFSVRTFNCLKKEAINTLGEMIRHTEAELLAIRNFGKRSLDEVIEKLAQFDLKLAEPESDDLE, from the coding sequence ATGATAGGGGAGTTGGACCCGAAGATCACTGCACTGGAACTGTCCCCTAAGTATGGGAAATTCGCGATCGAGCCCTTGGAGCGCGGTTTCGGGAATACCCTGGGCAACGCCTTCCGCCGGGTCCTGCTTTCGCATATTGACGGCGCGGCCGTCACCGATGTGCGCATTGATGGGGCTCTCCACGAGTTCTCCACGATCCCCGGTGTGGTTGAAGACGTGATGGAGATCGTTCTGAACCTCAAAGAGCTTGCGATCAAGGTGCATCCCAGCGAAGAGCAGACAGACGCAGCGAACGAGGAGCGCATCCTGCGCATCAACGCCTCGGGCGAGACGAAGGTCATCGGTGCGGACATTGTGTGCCCGCCCGACGTGGAGATCCTGAACCCAGAGTTGCACATTGCTGAGCTTAGCGACCCTAACGCGAGGCTCGAGGTGGAGCTGTGGGTCGAAGTCGGCCAGGGGTACAGGCCGACGGAGGAGCGCGAAGGTGCGCGACGTGGCGCAGGGATCATCCCTGTCGACGCACTCTTCTCCCCGATCAAGCGAGCTTCCTACGGGGTAGAACCGACGCGCATGGGCCACCGGACCGATCTGGACCGTCTGATCCTCGAGCTGTGGGGAAACGGAACGGTTCTGCCGGAAGATTCCCTGCAGATGGCCGCTCGCATCCTGCACAACTACATCTCAATCTTCCTGGGCGCTGTCGAAGCCGAGGAGGGTGTGGTTGCGGCCGGTGAGGTCGCCGGCGGCGAGGTTAACCGCTGGCTGGACACTCCGATCGAGGACGTTGACTTCTCGGTACGCACCTTCAACTGCCTGAAGAAGGAAGCCATCAACACGCTTGGCGAGATGATTCGCCACACTGAGGCCGAGCTGCTGGCGATCCGCAACTTCGGGAAGCGTTCCCTGGACGAGGTCATCGAGAAGCTCGCGCAGTTTGACCTTAAACTGGCAGAGCCCGAGAGCGACGACCTCGAGTAG
- the rplQ gene encoding 50S ribosomal protein L17, giving the protein MRHRKDHKRLGRATDQRLALLRSQAGSLFRHNRIKTTLVTAQETSRFAEKLITLAKRGDLAARRLCIAELNQPDVVHHLFTQIAPRYEDRPGGYTRVTHAGNRRGDGAPMAVLELTD; this is encoded by the coding sequence ATGCGACATCGAAAAGACCATAAGCGCCTGGGCAGGGCCACGGATCAGCGCCTCGCGCTTCTGCGGAGCCAGGCCGGATCGCTGTTCAGGCATAATCGGATCAAGACGACCCTTGTGACCGCACAGGAGACGTCGCGGTTCGCTGAGAAGCTCATCACGCTGGCGAAGCGCGGCGACCTCGCTGCACGCCGGCTGTGCATTGCTGAGCTGAATCAGCCGGACGTCGTGCACCACCTGTTCACGCAGATTGCGCCGCGCTACGAGGATCGGCCGGGCGGCTACACCCGCGTCACTCACGCCGGCAATCGGCGCGGTGACGGTGCTCCGATGGCTGTTCTCGAACTGACGGACTAG
- the truA gene encoding tRNA pseudouridine(38-40) synthase TruA — MRNLKLIVQYDGTDYAGFQVQPDRPTVQGVLEAALSKVLQHEARVTSASRTDAGVHAIGQVVTVQTDNPIEVRRLARATNDALPLAVSIAEAEEVSAAFHPRYDAVGKLYCYRILNRETPSPFICRYAWHIRRPLDLEGMQVAAEQLLGTHDFTSFEATGGCIRTKTRCLWRLDCQRFGDGVVEIRAEAEGFLYMMVRNIVGTLVEVGVGRFGAETLAPILEARDRSVAGPTAPPQGLCLVRVDY; from the coding sequence ATGCGCAACCTCAAGCTGATCGTGCAGTACGACGGTACCGACTACGCGGGCTTTCAGGTTCAGCCGGACCGGCCCACGGTACAGGGCGTGCTTGAGGCGGCACTAAGCAAGGTCCTGCAGCACGAAGCGCGCGTCACCTCGGCGAGCCGAACAGACGCGGGTGTCCATGCTATCGGGCAGGTTGTGACGGTCCAGACGGACAACCCGATCGAGGTTCGGAGACTCGCGAGGGCTACGAATGACGCCCTGCCGCTCGCGGTGAGCATAGCAGAGGCAGAGGAAGTCAGCGCAGCTTTTCATCCCAGGTACGATGCCGTCGGTAAGCTGTACTGCTATCGGATCCTGAACCGAGAGACGCCATCGCCCTTCATCTGTCGGTACGCATGGCACATCAGGCGGCCCCTGGACCTGGAGGGTATGCAGGTCGCTGCAGAGCAACTGCTGGGCACCCATGACTTCACGTCCTTCGAGGCCACCGGCGGGTGCATCCGGACGAAGACGCGGTGCCTGTGGCGACTGGACTGCCAGCGGTTTGGGGATGGCGTAGTAGAGATCCGGGCGGAGGCCGAGGGTTTCCTTTATATGATGGTTCGCAACATCGTTGGGACCCTGGTTGAGGTGGGGGTAGGGCGGTTCGGCGCCGAGACCCTTGCGCCGATACTCGAAGCGCGGGATCGGTCCGTCGCAGGGCCAACGGCTCCGCCGCAGGGGTTGTGCCTGGTGCGAGTTGACTACTGA